From Salvelinus namaycush isolate Seneca chromosome 9, SaNama_1.0, whole genome shotgun sequence:
catttatttttacatgtacagtgcatttggaaacttcagaccccttaacctcttccacaatttgttacagcCTCAtttatctacacaaaataccccataatgccaaagcaaaaacaggttgtgtttttttaatttgcaaaaaatatctaggtattcagaccctttactcagtactttgaagcacttttggcagcaaatacagcctcgagtcttcttgggtatggctaCAAGCTTGgaaaacctgtatttggggagtttctcccattcttctctgcagatcttctcaaattctgtcaggttggatggggagtgtcgctgcacagctattttcaggtctctccagagatgttagatcgtgtttaagtccgggctctggctgggccactcaaggacattcagagacttggcccgaagccactcctgcgttgtcttggctgtgtttagggtcgttgtcctgttggaaggtaagccttctccccagtctgaggtcctgagtgctctggagcaggttttcatcaaggatttctttgtactttactccgttcatctttccctctcctgactagtctcccagtccctgccactgaaaaacatgatgctgccaccaccatgcttcaccgtagggatggtataggccaggtgatgagcggtgcctggtttccttcaGACTTGACGCTTGTCATTCAagccaaacagttcaatcttggtttcatcagaccatagaatcttgagagtcctttaggtgcctttttgacaaactccaagtggggTGTCATGTGCttttgaggagtggcttccctctggtcactctaccattaaggcctgatttgtggagtactgcagagatggctgtctttctggaaggttctcccatatccacagagaaactctggagctctgtcaaagtgaccatcaggttcaccttcctggccaaggcccttctcccccgattgctcagtttggcctagTGGctggctctaggaagagtcttggtggttccaaacttcttccatttaagaatgatggaggccactgtgttcttggggcccttcaatgctgcagaaatgttttggtacccttttcccagatctgtgctttgaaacaatcctgtctctgggatctacagacaattcctttgaactcatggcttggtttttgctctgacatacaatgtcaactgtgggaccttataaagacaggtgtgtaccCTTCCAAATCAtatacaatcaattgaatttgacacaggtggactccaatcaagttgtagaaacatctcaagaatgatcagtggaaacagggtgcaccctgagctcaatttcaagcatcatagcaaatgttctgaatacttatgtaaataaggtatttctgtttatttgtaGCAAAATtgcaaaaaactgttttcgctttattgtgtgtagattgatgaggggaaaatatGTGATCTATTTCAGACTAAGGCTGATAACGTATTGAGTTTGAACATACAAGAGGAAAATGTGTGGTGTGACTAACAGGCTGCTGGACTCACCTTTCATGCACAAGGTTCCAATCCAGCCAGGCCTCTCTGAAATAATTTTTTgcttttaaaggggcaatcagatGTTAaaatccatttttggacttatgaatacctacccattgattcttgattAATTTGTTTTTAATGCCTCAAACTTATTTCagctgtcataccccatcagaacccagaacaTACATTTTTTCCCCCGCCAGTGTTTGTAAACAAATTAAATGTAAACATGGTTGAAACTTAGTGGCATTGACTTGCTGACCAGCAGGATCCTCACTTATCTCAAACCTGATATTGGTGTTCATATTACTAACAGCAGAGCAATGGAGCTCCTTGCAAAATGCTGCTGAAATCTGAATGAGGGGAATACCAGTAATAAACACATGGCTATGTTCTGAAGGTTTGTAGAATAATTTGTAGAAGGTTTGTAGAAAAGGGGGCTCACTGAAAATTAGCTCGATCTACCCATACTGAAGTTTAGCTTTCTAAATGAAACTGAAAATCAATAAATATATCTGAATGTTTAGCTGGCTAACTAAATGATCCTGCTTTATGGAACAGCCAACAGATGGGAACTGATGTCCTACACAGTACACAACAATAGGACATAAAAATATCACTCCAAGGTTCTGAAAAACGAGGCTATAATTAAAGCAAGATGTGTGTTGTATGAGGGTAGTTAACCAATAGGAAAGAGACAAGTTTCAATGTACAaggaaagaaagacaaaaaggtGAGAATGAACCAAAAAGGCTTTATTCAAGTTAAATTAGAAACATGCATAAAGCTCTGCAAGCATGCAAATGATCATGTTCTCCAAGGAAATAAAATACAAGCAACCTCCTCAACAATGGTCAAATATATCAGCAGTTCCCTAGGAAATGTATACAAACCCATGTTAGCCTTGAAATGTAACCTTCTCAACAATGGTCAAATATATCAGCAGTTCCCTAGGAAATGTATACAAACCCATGTTAGCCTTGAAATGTAAAAATGCACACAACTAgcaaaaaaaaatagaaaatgtgAACTGAAAAACATGTCTTGACATAAGTATTTCTGAAAAATGTTCAGTACTTTGATGGCAACTGGCAAATTAGCTGTGACTTTTTCTTCTCATTTCTGGCTTTGTGACATACCCCTGCTGTCAAATAAAGTGAAAACCTTCCCAAAACAAGCAATCCAGCTCTGCAAGCTATAAAAATGCTAATGAAATGTCATATGTCAGGATCTAACACAGAAATCCCCCCAGGTCATGCAGCTGTCCTCGTTCATGGTGACGTGAATGACATGGTCTTGGTTCAGCCCGCCAGCATCAGTGACCCTCAGATTAATGTAGAAGTTTCTCTGCTCCCTCACAGCCTTGAATGTCAATTCAACCACAGTTCCTGGGACAGGAGAAAAATGGGACACATTTCAACTTTGAATGTGAAGTATGTTGTCAAAAGAACATACTTGGTCTGTTATTATTCTGAATACAAATGAACAGATGACTGTAGAATGAATGTGAAAAGCAATACACACCTGTTTTGTACATTTGGGCAGTGCAATACATATTGGACCCTTCCAGAAGTTCTACTCTGAAGGGTTCAGCAAAGCCTGTCCCGTCTCTGTCTGTCACAGCCAAACGCACTAGACGGGGGTCTTGGTTGCAGAGCTTCAACGGGGTGTCATCAATAGTCGGAGCATTGTCGTTAACATCTTCCAGCTCTATCAGAATGGTTCCAGTTCCAGTTGCAGGGATTTCATCTGATAACCCAAAACAAGATACTTTTATCAAAAGGAGTAATGAAGACGTCAACTAAATTAACCTTGTTCCCAGGTTGAAGCCTGCTGGTGAGCAAGATTACAACAAAATCAGAATTCCACCTTCGATGGCGAGAATGAGAACTCTGTATTTGCCATCTTTGACAAAGGGAGATTCTCTGTCCAGGGGGTGTTTGGTTTTGATCATTCCGGTCTCACTGTTGATGTGCAGCCATTTAGCAGGATCTCTGTCCATGCGATACctagaacatacagtatattgagtTAAAacatcaacattcacaaggcttcTTGCAATCTTAATGCATATGCATCTGAATGTACTTCATCATAAAGGGCATGTATATCATTGAATTGACTTATCAGCATAAtgtatatggggcggcaggtagcctagtggttagagcgttggactagtaactgaaaggttgcaagataaatccctgagctgacgaggtacaaaatctgtcattcttcccctgaacaaggcagttaacccactgttcctaggccatcattgaaaataagattttgttcttaactgacttgcctagttaagtaaaggtaaaataaaaaaatctgtctCCATATTTATACCAGGACCTCAACTTAATTAAATCAATTGCAGGTAAAAGAAAGCTTCATTAACTCACATTAATTTATGTGCCATGATGTCTGGATCAATGGCTGTATACAGAACCAAATCACTGTCCACTGGCAGGTGTTCAGATACGGAAACAACCTTTTCCACTGGGTCAAAGACAGGGACATCATTCCTATCCTCCACATTCACCTGGACTGTGGCAGTGGAGGTGGGCAGGGGGGTTGCACATGGGACCTCATTCTCCACAGTCACCAACAGGGTGTAGTAATTGTTCTTCTCAAAGTCAAGGGGCTAAACGGGAACGAGACACAGCCAGGTTCATTACACAATGACAAAAACATCAACAATTTTGTCAAATATTTGTATGGTTCTAGGGTGAAATTCAGACCAGTCAAATACATATTTGCTGTAACTTGGCTCCATTCACATACTCATCTGAAAAGAGAAACAAAGAAACCAAGCAGGTACCTTGGCTGTGGTAATGATTCCTTCCAGTCTACTAGGTCCAGTGCTTACAGTGAACATTCCACCTGGGTCTCCATCTACAATCCTGTACTTGGTGGCCCAGTTGGAAGACTGTGGCTCATCTCCAGCATTCACTGGCAATTTGACCACCAGGGCATTCACTTTATTCTCTGGGACAGACACCGTATTCTGAAACGAGAATACTTGAAGAGAACATGTGCTGTATGCCATTCATCAAGTTCATCATATTTTCCTCAAGTCAGCTCCTTCAATCAAAATATTTCCCTCTTCAAGTCACCTTTACCGTTTAATGAGCGGTACTGTTTGCTGATTTGTACACTTACCAAAGACTTCTCAAATTGAGGAGCTATGTCATTGCTGTCCGTTACAGTAATTATGGATTTTCCGAAACATGTCAGACCATTGCCCTCCAAATCAGCAGCTTGGATTTCCAATGTATATTTTGGAATTTTCTGGAAAATGACACCAGATGGAGCACATTGTGAAATGTAGCGGTTACTGTCAGTTAAAATGGTATGCTAGTAGTATAGCCACTAACCTCTCTGTCCAGTCCAGCAGCATTGACCCGAATCCCTCCTGTGACAGGGTTCATGACAAACATGTTGCGACTCGGCAGTTCAGGTTCCTGATTTCTAATAGTGTATCTGACATCAGAATTGGCTGAGCCAGGCTCATCTGCATCGGTGGCTGTGACCTGCATCACCTCAGAAGAAAATATTTCAACATAAATGATATTCATGGTGGACAAAAAAAATTATTGAATATTGATATTGTACTTTAATTCTAAAACTCAGCTGAGTATATTTGACTCAATGTTGACTGAGACACACCTGGTAGGGATGCTTCAGGGACAGTCCCTGTAAAAGGATCTTGGGTGAAAACCGGCTTGTTGTCATTCATATCAATTACTTTAACAATAATCTCCATGGGTTCTTCTGCTTTACCCTCACCAACTGCAACAGCATGAGCCAAAAGCTAAAGggaaaatatagattttttttaaaataacatgCATTCAATGTTGTAGAATTCAAAAGGCAAAACAAACTGACATTACCAGATATTTCTCTTATTTACAAACATTACCACATatttgtcttttctctctctgtccaaagGCTGGGTCACATAGAGAGTCCCAGAGTTTTTGTCCACAGTGAACAGTCCCACAGGGGGTTGATCTGCTCCAGGACCAGTGATGCTGTACTGGATCTTCACCTCTTTATCATTGTTGGACCTTATCTGAATGTGTAAAAATTAAATGTTAAAACCAGAGCAAAATCCTGAACCAACCATATTTCCTGCCAACATAAATCTACAGTCACTCACCTGCACCATATTCTTGGGGAAAGGGCCTCTGTCGTTCTCTGGGAAGTTGATGGGAGGAATGACCCAATCCCTTTTCCTTCTCACCAGACCTACCAAAGGCTTTGGAAACTCCAGAATTGGAAGACTTGTAGGATACTTAGGCTGTGCCAAAAATGTTTGTACAAATTAGAAAAAGTAGACCAGCCCTATGAGTAGAGTTAGAGGAATGAAACTGACATTAAGTTGTAAGATCCACATTCTCACCTGAGAGACAATGCCAGCATCCTCATGGCCGAAGCCCTCTGTGAGGAGATCAAACGAATATGAACCGTTTTAAAGCAAACAATGCCACTACAGTATGTTGCTACTACTCTGTATAATGCAATATAATATTCTAAACAGTAAAATAAATCACCCTCAGTTTCTTCCCCTCCAGTCAGTGGATAGTCAAAGCCATTACCTGACTGTAAAGTCTCAGATATTCTCCCCAGGGCCCAACCCTGAGGTTTGAAGGAAAACAAATATTGAAAAACATGATCTGCACTTCCCTCCATATGTTATTGGACAGTGAAGTTAAATGGTTTTATTTGGCTCTACATTCCAGCCTTTTACATTAGAGAGAATGTTCAATATTAGGTGACAATACAGAATGCCAGCTTTTATTTGAGCATGTTTTCATATACATGTTCCCCATTTTAAAGATGAAAGtattttatgtatctagtccccctatttgagAAAGTcttaagtatttggacaaattcacttctaGGGAAGTTGGAAGAGAGAGACAATAACGAGACAATTGTGATGACCAGCCATGATGAACAATAtgacatgtaaaaaataaatgtctCGTCGTTTGGATATTCATGAGTGAGAGTTTTATTGATCACCACAAACTACATTTTAAACCAGCCTTGGTTTAGTCACTCATTTAAATTTTGCTGCACACTATTTTAATTTTGTACAGAACAAACATTATCAAAGTGAAAATAACCCATAATTAATACATTCCATATTCAAATGCATCTCATCTAGTTGAAGTACTGCAATGTGAAAACAACTGTGTGCAAGTCCTCGTTGGTCATTGCCTGCCTCAGCCATGGACACATCTGCTTGATCCTGATCTTCCATTGGAGGATCAGGATAGCAATGCTGCTTCAGGTAGTTGTGCAGCACAGCTGTAGCAATGATCACCTTGCAGCATCTTTTTGGCTTGAAACTAAGTGTATTGCGGTAACACTGGAATCGACTTTTCCATACTCCAAACATGCATTCGACAATCCCTCTCGTGCGGATATGAGCTTGGTTGTATCTTTGCTGCTCAGCGGTTGTGGGATTTATGTATGGCGTGAATAAAAAGTTACTCTGACCATATCCACTGTCACCAAGTAGTAGTCCACTATGTTGTCCTCTCTGAAACGGAGTACACAATGAAGAGCTGCATCTTTCCCATGGGCAACAATGTTTGAAAACTCTAAATTAGGTGTGCATACACCCTGAACATTGATGGAACACCAGTTCTTACGGTTACTgtactcctcagcatcaggagttgatggacaCTTTATGGGAACGTGACATCCATCTATACAGCCAATCACTCCTGGGAAGTGCCCATATTCATAGAATTGCAATTTATAGTTGGCTTGGTGAGCAGAATCAGGAACTTGATGTGAGGACGACTCAGTTCACAAATGTCCCAGCAGACTTTTAACTATTCTACACAGTTGCTTCACTGGCACCACATAAATCAACAGTTTCACGATGAAAGATTCCAGATGCCAAAAACCTCAACGTGATCAGAACCTGGAGAGAATTGGGCAAAGGCCTTCCTCTTTGAGACCGAGAGGAAAGTCTAGGCTCAAGCAAAGATATCTCCAATGCATTTTATTTCTACATACGAAAGGGGTCTCAAACCTATTTCAAAGTAATTTAATGGATTACTCCAATCCGCAAGTACTCGTCTCGCTGGCCTCTGTAGTGCAGGTTGGTCTTCATTTAAAAATTCCAAATAGCCAAATGATCCCTCACAAACAGTACTAAGCGGAAGTTAAACCTGCCTCTTTGAAGGATTCATTTAAGCTGCAATTTAGTCCTAGAGTAGCTCTAATCCTCCCTCTTGCAATCGGCTTTGTTTAATCCAGAACAGGCTAAATCTACAACTATTTTAAGATAAGTCTGTGCAAGTTGCTTTTGAGTTAAGACCGCTCAAACAGGCATTTTAGTCAGGGACTAGGCTTAAGCCTTGTCTGAAACCGGCCCATAGTGTATTAAAAGTAGTCCGTTTGGTATTTGGTTGCATAttctacatcaagcttgtgacactACAAACGTGATGGATGCATTTGAGGTTTCTTTTGGATAATGTTTGTCCCAATAGGATCTGAAAAATGTCTAAGTTGTAGAATCAAAGCATTGTTTAAAATACATTGGTGCTGGTTTTAAGCCGGTAGCAACCACCACAGGGTGTCCTTCCAGAACACAAGGAACCAGTATTTCAGTTTCAGGGGTTTAAATAAATGATCCACCCACACCCAACACCACTGACAGTAATtgtctagggttgcaaaattccagtaactttcccaaaatgtcTAGGTTTTCCAGAAATAAATCCAGGTTGAAAGATTTCCGGAATCAGAAGGAAATACGAAAATCCTACAACCTGGATTTCTGGAAGACTTGGGAATTTTctggaaagttactggaattttgcaaccctaattgTGTCTGACAAGGATTGCGGTTCTGAACTAAACTTAGTAAATATACTAATATAAACAGTGCAATATTGTCAGTAcatctttcctgcagtcaaatggcCAAATGGCCCTTTAAGttgcctcatgggtggaatgttaatattttttatattcaTATTTTTCAAAATGTTATGTTTCTGTGTCAAACAGTTGTTATATttatgtatataaagtgtaatattttgggatgcaaactcaaaatgtaaaatATTTCAACTCGATATCTATGTCGTGGAACAGGTACCTTTTTTAAAGCCGAaaaaccatgtgtgtgtgaggtgtatacttttgtttcgaaggagatttgtttaagactaccaagaaacactgtgaCCCTAATTTAGCCCACTGTAGTAAAAGGTTAGCATGAGCGATATACACAGAAATTAGCCTAGCACCACAAGTGAGAAATGCTAACAAATAGCTAATCACTAACAGGCATGCTAAATACTAATTCATTCTGAATGGAAATGCTAATGTTAACGCTAACACGAGCGGGAGAGCGAGCTAACTATTTTTTGATGCATGCACAAAATATCAGACACAGATATTGTGACTTGGAGCctgattttgtatttatttaactaagcaagtcaattaagaacaaattcttatttacaatgacgacctaggaacagtgggttaattgccttgttcaggggcagaacgacagatttttaccggggattcgatctagcaacctttcggttacaggcccaatgCTCTAAACACTAGGACAACCTTCCTCCCCGGGCAGATAGCCTAGGCCTGATTGGGCTACAGACTGTGAGCTAGGGGATATTAGGGTTATCAGGACGGAAAGCTCTGGGCCTACTGTGATAACTGGAGACCTAGCATAGCAGGTGACTGAAGACACTAGGTGATCAGGGAACTGAGGCCTAAGATGCTCTGGACCTACTGGGACTATAGGGGCTATAGACTGAGGACCTTGTAGGACAGAAGGTGAGGTGTCACCTATGACAAGATACTGGACACCTCGGTGAGGTGGGTCCTCTATggggacatcaggtgggtctccCAAGGCTGGAACTAGCGGGACACAGTTCAAAGGGGCTACCAGACATGGACCGGAGAGATCCGAGTGACAGGGCTGGACTTGTCACCTACAACGTCTGCAAGCTGGACTCCCACATTATGGACCAGCTGACATTCGGAGGCATCGGTTTAGAGCACAGTGGTAGGGTGCTCTCCCAGGGTCAGCTTAGGTAGCTCCTCTGTCCATGGATAAAGCTGTAGGTCTTCCTGCTCCTGATCAGGCAGGGAGGTGTGGATTGATCTTAAGTCCAGAACAAGGGGTCGGCAGAATCTCTGTCAATGGAGACAGCGAGGGCACCACTGTGGGAACCAGTTGAGAGTCCGCGGCAGTAGCATGTTGGAGCACGGTGGGGTGCTCCCCGAGGGTTGAACCAGTTGAGACTCCATAGCAGGAGCTGGATGAAGCACAGCGGTGGGAGTGGCGAGCTGAGACTCCATGGCAGGAGCGGGTGTAGTAAGCCCCACTACTAACTTGAGCTCAATGGTCAGAGCAGGCTTGATCTTCATGGCTGGGATCGGCTGGAGCACAGTGGTGCTCCACCAGGGTGAGCTCTGATAGTTCCTCAGGCCCTGGAGAATGCTGTATCTCCGCTGTGAGGGACTTCACAGCAAGGGTTGGATCCAAGACCAAGGCTGATGGTGAAGCTGATGTGGAAGGCTGTAGCTTCTCAAGCAACTTCTGGCTTTGTGGAGTTGGCCGCGCTGGTGCTGCAGAACCTCGATCTGGCGCTTCTGTTACATGACAATCTCTGAGATGTCATGTTTTTGGGCAGCTTGGTGGCCCAGGTCCCTGTTCTCCCCCCCTAAGACATCTTTCAGTTGTAAGAGGAGATAACTGTTGGACTGCTGACACAGTCGGGTGACAACTGGCAGTGTCCATCAGGTAAGTACTGGCAATGGTGGACTGTAGGAACCTTCCATCTTCCTGACCACTTCTATGAGCGCATCAATCTCGTTACGCTGGCTGTGTAAACACAGTGCGTGCTCTCCGGTTGTCAATGGCAGTCCACGCTCAGGTCAACGCTGATCCCGGTGATATCTGGTCGAGGTTCGATGCTGATCCTCAGGATCTCTGGTCGAGGTTCGAGGTTAGCTTGAGGTGGGAACCCGGTGAATTAGCACTTGGTGAAAAGGCTGAGGCTCTATCCTGCTGGTCAGCCTTGGTGGTGACTTAGACCGGTGATGAGTCGTTGAAGGGGAAGAAGGGCATTTTGAAGGCAGTATGTCATGTCTTGAGTGCTCAAGAGAACCGTCTAGCTGCTCTCCCTCGTAGGAGTggtaagtgtatgtgtgtggtagtCTGTTCCTTGACTCGTAGCCATGCCATAGTTTTCAAGATGTTGTGGCAGGTGAGCTGGTCGGTGCAGATGGACCACATCTTGTCGAGGATCTTCTCTGTTAACTGGCATCCTTGGGCTGTAGCAGTTACTAGATCCTGCTCGAAAGGACCAGGAAAAATAGGTGGGGAAACGTAGGCGCTGGTTTTAGGCCGGTAGCAACCACCACAGGGTGTCCGTCCAGAACACGAGGAAGCAGTATTTCAGTTCTAGGAGGTTTCAATAAtgatacacacacaaatacaacacCACTCTTACAGTAATGGTGTCTAACAATGATTGTTTTCCCTCTTTTTTTTCAGAATCAAACTATAGCACTGATACTGTATGAATGACATGACTAACAAGCTAGCACAGGCTTGTATATAACAGCACGGGCTGTACCACTGTAGCAGGAAATGTGTGTTCACATGACAACCTACACAGGCTATGGAACTTGTAGAAATGGTAAATATACTAATGTAAACAATGCAGTATTGTAAGTACGTATACACAACATGAACACATTAACCATGAGCAGTGTACACAGAAAATAGCCTCGCAGCACTCGTGTGAACTGTGGTTTATCGCTAACAGGAATGCTAAATACTAATGCATTCTGAATGGAAATTCTAacgctagcaagctagctaacaatcCCTACATAAATGTTGATTACAACAATAGGCAATCTTAAACTCCGAAATCAACAAGACATAAACATATTCAGGCACTTACTTTTAGATGTACGCACAGTAAAATATCAGACAGCAAAGGTGTGTTACCACAGGAGTAGGAGTGCTCGTCATGGTAGGGAAAGCATGTTTCTGACATCTTGCCTGCCCGTGCTGGGGTCCTACACTGAATGTCCCGGGAATTCTATTGTTGATAGGCTGATATAATACTGATTGGTGTGACCTTGACCAATAGGACCTAAAAGAATGGTGAATAATGTTTTGTGACATTTTGGTGTCAATTTTTTTCTAAGTAAGAATAGAGAATGTTTATGAACACGTCTACTTTTATGTGGATGCTACCAGGATTATGGATAATTATGAATGAGCCGTGAATTAAAAGGTTACAGAGGCACAAGGATCATACCTCCTAAAAAACTGTTGAGCTGACAGTCACTGGAGGCCATCGGGGTGTGTACATGTGAGGAACTTGATTTAGAGAAATGTGGGGACATGCTCTCTTGAAGGAAGGGGGTAGTTTAGCACATTAGTCAGCTTTATAACCAGTGTAGAGCCTAACCGGCATACATAGGCTGCGTGTGAGTTTAACATTTGGGGTAAGCATTTATCATTAAAAtgttaacctcccctgttattggtaatgataAGATGTTAGAATGTTTGTTGCCTCTGAAAGGCATcttactcatcattattcatgatttattcatgatttttcttaatcatggccttattattattttgaaatgttcagaaacatcttaCAAGGAAATTATTCAAGTCACCATTCACCGTTTAGTTCCTATTGTGCAAAACAgcataattataatttttttaactgcaaatgcatccaacaagatTAGAGCCTCaaacttgatgtagtcattgtgtgcaaggaatatgggaccaaatccTAAACCTTCGACTGCTTTTATACACTATAAGAGAATTTGTCCAAATATTTATGACTTACTAGAACTAGATAAAGTGTTTTCATTTCTGAActgtaaaacagatatgtataaAAGAAACTCAAACAataggtgacattctgtactgtcgcttCATCTGACACATTTGATCTCAAGTCCAAAATGCTGTAGTATAGAGCCTAATTTTAGCTTCAATGTCCAAAAACAAATTGAGGAGAGTGTACTTCACCTGTCACGCCAAAGTGCTACAGCAAATGATATCATATGCATGCATCTTTATATTATAACTGTTGTAGAGTATATAAGCACAAGGTATTGGGTCAAGCACTTGTGTGCCCCACATTCAGAAAATATTTAATTTATTGATTTTACTTTGTAGTAAACATTGAAATCTAGACCTATTCATTAGTCAAATTTAGCCAGAGCTCACCCAGATCAAGAAGATGATGTCATATGCCATCGGTCGGAATACTAGTAATTTCAACAACTGATTAATATTAAAAACTTGACAAAATAACTC
This genomic window contains:
- the LOC120053985 gene encoding cadherin-4-like — its product is MRMLALSLSLPILEFPKPLVGLVRRKRDWVIPPINFPENDRGPFPKNMVQIRSNNDKEVKIQYSITGPGADQPPVGLFTVDKNSGTLYVTQPLDRERKDKYVLLAHAVAVGEGKAEEPMEIIVKVIDMNDNKPVFTQDPFTGTVPEASLPGVMQVTATDADEPGSANSDVRYTIRNQEPELPSRNMFVMNPVTGGIRVNAAGLDREKIPKYTLEIQAADLEGNGLTCFGKSIITVTDSNDIAPQFEKSLNTVSVPENKVNALVVKLPVNAGDEPQSSNWATKYRIVDGDPGGMFTVSTGPSRLEGIITTAKPLDFEKNNYYTLLVTVENEVPCATPLPTSTATVQVNVEDRNDVPVFDPVEKVVSVSEHLPVDSDLVLYTAIDPDIMAHKLMYRMDRDPAKWLHINSETGMIKTKHPLDRESPFVKDGKYRVLILAIEDEIPATGTGTILIELEDVNDNAPTIDDTPLKLCNQDPRLVRLAVTDRDGTGFAEPFRVELLEGSNMYCTAQMYKTGTVVELTFKAVREQRNFYINLRVTDAGGLNQDHVIHVTMNEDSCMTWGDFCVRS